In the genome of Pseudomonas sp. Teo4, the window AGTAATGGCGACAACAAAAAAGTGCATCATTGCCTATCAAACGGAAAGCCTAACCAGAGCAAAACAAATAGAACCATGACATATGTTCACACAGCAAGTTCAAACCCCACCAGCAAAGCGCTCATAGGAAACGCTAAGCAATGAGACCCAAATCAAGTTAACAGCCATGAACACCAGCTAAGCTTTTTCCAACCCACTATAACCAGCCACACAACAATAAAACCCTTGAAAACAATTAAGCCATATCGTGCTACTCATAGCAAAAAGCATCAAACCCCTAAGCCCTGACCATAACGTAGCAAATGTTTCTCCAACGGCTTAATGGCTTTTCCGAACCCCTCACCGAGCCCCCGCCAAGCAGATGCGAACGCAGCTTCGTGCTCAAAAAGCTCAATACTCAACTCACTTCGCCCCAACAGTTCTTTTAATAGATTAAAATCGGACAACGCGATAAGGATTTGAGGAGCGACCCATTCACAATATGCAAAGTGAGGAGCACCGGAAAAAACACGAGCAGTCATCTGCCCTAGCACTTCATAGGTTTGCTCATCAGGTTGACTTAGTCCTATTTCAGCAACATAAGCCCTAAGTTTCTTGAGAGTCAGAAGTTCCACATCCCGAGAAGCTTCCCAAAATCGCTTCTCGTCAAAGTCTAAAGAGTCTGCGGCCAGACAATCAAATGAAGCCGAACCATATACCTCTCCTGCCAGAGCGTAACCTATACCCCCTTCAAATGTGCTCTTATCAAAAATCTTAAATGCCTGCTTAATAGCTGAGTCTAACTCCACAATCTTATGAGCATCATCGGACATAGTTATCGACCATCCATTAAGCGCGTTGAACACACCTTAGATTTATGGCAATCAAGAGATAATAAAATTCACACATTACACCTCTGCAGCCAAGAGCTAGCACGTACCTGTCATTCGCCCCATAACAATAGGGCAAAAGCCGCCACCTAGCTCTTTACAGCTTCAGTACAATGTCATTTTAAGTGGAAGGCGCACATAGGATGCTGCTCGATCACTATTTGCATAAACAGGCGAGCCGATTAACTCTATTTTCCTAACTCTTTCGGCTATAGTATTGAAAACTGCGTACACCTCAGCTTTTGATATTATCATTCCTGGGCACTGGTGAGCTCCGATGCCAAAGGTAAGATTTCCTGCCGAGTCGACTTCCCGTGTCAAATCAAAGCAATCTGGATTAGGAAAGACATCAGGATCTCTATTGGCAGATGCGATCATGAACCTAATCATTTTATTAGCAGGAATCTCGACACCAGATATTTCTAAAGGCTCTTTGGTAAAACGAGTGAAAGAAATTTCTGGATTATAGAGCCTTGCCAACTCATTTAAGATTGATTGATGTGCGTTTTTATCAGACTTCCAGAGTTCAAAGACCTCAGGATTCCGGGCAAATGTTTCAAGCCCACCGCTGATCAGATACGCTGCATTAGGAGTACCCGTAGCCCAAAAAAGCAAAACCCCCTCAAATAGCTCTTGCTCCGTCATTTCTCCATGTATCACGTCATCAATCCAAGACGATACCATTCCAGGCTCAGGGTAGTCTCTCCGGAGTTGAAGATGGCGCTTCACCCGATCCGTAAGGTACAAGAAAGCGGTCTTACAGCGTTCTTCCTCTGCATCTGTAACCGCTGCTCCTAAGCCAACCATCGCATCGTGCATCCAGGCAGATGCCGAATCGTATCCGTCATTAGGTAGTCCGAGGGCGGCGCACATTGCGTAGTGTGCAGGGAGCAACGCTAAGTTTCGATAGGCCTCAATTACACCATCAGGGCCCATGTCGTTGAGAGCGTAATTCACCGCCGCTGCCGTGTGCTGCGCATACTGGTTCGCGAGTTTTGGAGTAAACCACTTGTTAGACCTACGCCTTAGGGCTACATGCTCTTCACCGTCTTTGACAATCATACTAGCCTTGAAAAGACTCCACGGCCCTTTAGGTACCCAATCCGGAACAACTGATGATAGAGAATGATGTTTTCCATACTTAATCACATCTGCATATCGAGATATTACATAAGAATTTTCCTGGAGTGGATCCAAATAAACAGGTGAGTCTCGGCGGAGCACATCGTACCATGGATGCGGATTAGCACGAAAATCCTCGTCCGCCCAAGGCAAAAGTATCGAGGACTGCTGACTTGTATTCCCTTGACTATTAATGCTCACGTCGACTTCACAAACTGTCATTAAATATACTCCTACCAGAAACGATGAACAGGCATCCACCTCGCAAAACTCACCAATTGTAAAACTCTTCCACAGTACTGTTTACGAGGCAGATGCCACATCATAATCTCAAGAAAATTGATTATGGCTTTACTTAAATAAGTTAATAACTAAGGCCATCACTCACAACTTGATATTGAGGTGCCTTATGCTGGATCGAAGGTAGTGCCTGACGCGAAAAATTGAGATACACAACGCCACTGGTCATTGACCTTCTGCCAGACTAGTTGAATTTTGTACGAAAGCGTTTCACCACCTTTGACGGGTACGATACGACCGATCAGGAACTCGCTGATGCTGCCGTCGCTGAGTTGCACGAGATGCTTACGCTCAGTCTCCCACTCGTAAACCCCGACAACGGTTTCATAAAGAGCCAGAACCTCCCCGCGCCCCTTCCAGACCGCGCTCTCAGGGCCAACAACCCATGCGTCTTGGGAATAAAACTGATCGGCAATCATCACGGCATCGCCATTGGTATAGCCGACTTTCATGACCTCATGCAGTGCATCCAAGGCGCTGTTAACGTGTGCTGCTGTCATCACGAGCTCCAATTATCGGGTAACACATCGTTACCGCTCAGGTCTGAATGTGCGTTAATGCACCAATGCCCTCACTACGATACGCTCAGGGCCACCTTAGCGAACGTTAGTTAGGAAGCGTGATTTTCAAAGCATGCACCGTGCCAGGTTTTATAAGCCATTGAAATATATGAGCACTGGCAGAAATCAGGCCGAGATGTCGCACCATTTTAGTGGTAAAAAGTAACCTAACGCACAATAGGGTTGCGAAACCCGCTAATAGCTGAGGCATCCATACGTCCGTGGAACGCGTCTATCGCAGCCTCTATCGATTGATTTGACCAGTCCGAACGACGGCAGACGGTCTTAACCATACTGTAACTATGGGTAACCCCTAGGGGTGGCCAAGGGTGTCTTCAGCATCTTGATTGACCTCTAACCCCTTGAGTTCAAGGAAGCTTTCCCTTCACCGCGGGCCAAGTGATTTGGTATCGTTGTGCAAAATGGCATGCTCTGGAGAGGGGCGCTTCAGCATTTGCTGTCTCGCAGGTGGTACCTAGCGGCCTCCTCAAGGGCAGAGAATGCCGACTGATGTAGCAAGGAGAATTTATGGCGCTTTCAGTAGGGCTGCTCTTGGTACGACAAGAGCTTGAAAGACATCTAAACCAGTTCGATTGGACTGCCCTGACGCCTGGGCGCAAGAACATTCTGGGAGCTTTCTTACAGGTGGCGACCGCCGAGGGATACGCTGCTGTCACCATGCGCACTTTGGGCAATGCGCTCAACATCAAGCCTCCTAGCCTATATTCCCATTTCCCCGGTGGGCGGGATGAAATCGTCACAGAGAGCCTGAGGTGGCATTACTACAATTTCGGTATTTCGGTGCTCGAAGCCATCGAGTCCGCCACCACTGCCGAAGAGTTCCTGGATGCGTACATCATCGTCCACATCACTCATCAGATTCAACGGCCAGAAAACAACCTTTGGGACATTTTGATCGCGAGTGATCGGATCGGGAATTTCCTGCAGCCCGACATCCGCAATGAGGTGAACTACTGGATTTCCCTGTGTGCAAAGCTCTATCAGGCCGCTGCAGAAGCGTTTGGCGTCAAGGACAGCGTAGTCAAATCCAGAATGGCCTTAGCGTTCCTGGACAGTGCGTCATCCTGGAGTGACTGGAACGGCACGGCTAGCGACATGCCCAGGGTCTGTGAGCTCGCCAAGAAATCAGTGATGGCCCTTTTCAATATGGATATACATTCGCGCGTCTGATCAACCTAGACCACCCAATATCTCCCGCCCTCTTCAGCTTGGACGGCGGGCATCGCCCTTCCCTGCTCGCCACCCTCCTACCCCCTACTAGCACGCTAGTGCCCCCTGCTGGCCGCTTCAGATCGTACGTATCGTGCCACTGAGCTCTCCCCTGGCTTTGAAAGCGACCTATAAGAAGGGCCTACGAAGGCTATAGACATGCTAACGTC includes:
- a CDS encoding TetR/AcrR family transcriptional regulator, producing MALSVGLLLVRQELERHLNQFDWTALTPGRKNILGAFLQVATAEGYAAVTMRTLGNALNIKPPSLYSHFPGGRDEIVTESLRWHYYNFGISVLEAIESATTAEEFLDAYIIVHITHQIQRPENNLWDILIASDRIGNFLQPDIRNEVNYWISLCAKLYQAAAEAFGVKDSVVKSRMALAFLDSASSWSDWNGTASDMPRVCELAKKSVMALFNMDIHSRV
- a CDS encoding cytochrome P450, whose translation is MTVCEVDVSINSQGNTSQQSSILLPWADEDFRANPHPWYDVLRRDSPVYLDPLQENSYVISRYADVIKYGKHHSLSSVVPDWVPKGPWSLFKASMIVKDGEEHVALRRRSNKWFTPKLANQYAQHTAAAVNYALNDMGPDGVIEAYRNLALLPAHYAMCAALGLPNDGYDSASAWMHDAMVGLGAAVTDAEEERCKTAFLYLTDRVKRHLQLRRDYPEPGMVSSWIDDVIHGEMTEQELFEGVLLFWATGTPNAAYLISGGLETFARNPEVFELWKSDKNAHQSILNELARLYNPEISFTRFTKEPLEISGVEIPANKMIRFMIASANRDPDVFPNPDCFDLTREVDSAGNLTFGIGAHQCPGMIISKAEVYAVFNTIAERVRKIELIGSPVYANSDRAASYVRLPLKMTLY